One genomic region from Glaciimonas sp. PAMC28666 encodes:
- a CDS encoding VF530 family DNA-binding protein: MSQENAQNPLHGITLENLLIALVDHYGWEKLGQLIDIRCFQSDPSIKSSLKFLRKTPWAREKVEALFIKL; this comes from the coding sequence ATGTCTCAAGAAAACGCTCAAAATCCACTGCACGGTATTACCCTCGAAAACCTATTGATCGCTTTGGTGGATCACTATGGATGGGAAAAATTAGGACAGCTAATTGATATCCGCTGCTTTCAGAGCGACCCAAGTATCAAATCCAGTCTGAAATTTCTCAGAAAAACCCCTTGGGCGCGGGAGAAGGTCGAAGCCCTCTTCATCAAATTATAG
- a CDS encoding YbfB/YjiJ family MFS transporter, which translates to MTTATFTAGLSPAEMRKEAWRVAVCGALALAVAMGIGRFAFTPLLPIMLNDGVVNLTSGGWLATANYVGYFIGAMLCVILRGSPTHFIRVGLIATVLLTLGMGLSNAPDLRLLILLRTLSGITSSLVFVFASGWCLQRLSQLRAPALGGVIYCGPGIGILITGLPASTMVAHNWSAAQGWLLFSLLALLLSASVWRTFSGSANTSAPFAEISHQAEPLQVRRQAIELVLIYGVGGFGYIITATFLPVIARQALPGTHWPDLLWPLFGIGVAFGALLATRIPERYDNRLLLAICYVLQAIGVMMGTVLPTASGFALGCLLLGLPFTAITLFAMREARRLYGDHARSLMGWLTAVYALGQIIGPPLATYLVKRTGSFTASLSVAALSLLAGAFLFGLMVRKSRRMQFNAVA; encoded by the coding sequence ATGACCACTGCTACATTCACCGCAGGACTTTCACCGGCGGAAATGCGTAAAGAGGCATGGCGGGTCGCCGTATGTGGTGCGCTGGCGTTAGCTGTCGCCATGGGAATCGGGCGTTTTGCTTTCACCCCGTTGCTCCCGATTATGTTGAACGATGGCGTGGTTAACCTGACTTCCGGCGGCTGGCTGGCAACCGCGAACTATGTCGGCTATTTTATCGGGGCAATGCTCTGCGTGATATTGCGTGGCAGCCCGACCCATTTTATACGCGTCGGACTAATCGCCACCGTGCTGCTAACGCTCGGCATGGGCCTGTCAAACGCACCCGATCTACGCCTGCTGATTCTATTGCGGACGCTATCCGGCATCACCAGTTCGCTCGTATTTGTGTTCGCATCCGGCTGGTGTTTGCAGCGCTTATCACAACTGCGCGCGCCGGCCTTGGGTGGCGTCATTTACTGCGGCCCCGGTATCGGCATTTTGATTACCGGCTTACCTGCCAGTACAATGGTCGCGCACAATTGGTCAGCAGCACAGGGCTGGCTACTTTTTAGTCTGCTTGCGCTGTTACTTAGCGCTAGCGTCTGGCGCACTTTTTCCGGGTCCGCCAACACATCAGCGCCATTCGCTGAAATTAGCCATCAGGCAGAACCGCTTCAGGTCAGGCGCCAGGCCATTGAATTAGTACTGATCTACGGGGTCGGTGGATTTGGTTACATTATCACCGCTACCTTTCTGCCAGTGATTGCCCGGCAAGCGTTGCCCGGTACACATTGGCCCGATTTGCTCTGGCCACTGTTCGGGATCGGCGTTGCGTTCGGTGCGCTGTTGGCCACACGCATTCCTGAGCGTTACGACAACCGCTTGTTACTCGCGATTTGTTACGTGCTGCAAGCGATCGGTGTGATGATGGGAACCGTATTACCAACAGCATCCGGTTTTGCGCTGGGTTGCCTGTTGCTTGGGCTGCCATTTACCGCCATCACCTTATTTGCGATGCGCGAAGCGCGCCGTCTGTATGGTGATCACGCGCGTAGCCTTATGGGATGGCTGACCGCCGTGTACGCGTTAGGACAAATTATCGGGCCTCCTCTTGCCACCTATCTGGTGAAGCGCACCGGGTCGTTCACGGCATCGCTTAGCGTCGCGGCCTTGTCGTTGCTCGCCGGTGCATTCTTGTTTGGATTGATGGTCAGAAAGAGCCGGAGGATGCAATTCAACGCCGTCGCTTAA
- a CDS encoding DUF1653 domain-containing protein: protein MQYRHFKGGIYDFVCEATLESDPSITMIVYRAANGSIWTRPRSVFFEEVERDGKITQRFVLIENENQG from the coding sequence ATGCAGTATCGGCACTTTAAAGGCGGTATTTACGACTTCGTTTGTGAGGCTACGCTAGAGTCTGATCCGTCGATCACAATGATCGTTTATCGCGCGGCGAATGGTTCGATCTGGACTCGACCGCGGTCGGTTTTTTTTGAAGAAGTTGAACGCGACGGGAAAATTACGCAACGATTTGTCCTGATAGAAAATGAAAATCAGGGATAG